TCAATCATCCCATTTATATATTTCCCTCTGGTCCTCTCCATCTTATCTGCAATAACAAAAATAAACACCACATAAAATAATTCACTTGGGAACTATTTTTAATGGCTCCTCAGAAAGTTATTATCCTTCTTGTGTTCTTCCTCGCCATTTGCAGCTTTTGTCAAGGGACTATAAATGACCAGTCTCAGTTCTTTGCTCTTTTGAAGAAGTCTGTCACAGGGAACTCCTTGTCTGATTGGGATGGAAAACCTATTTGCAACTTTAGTGGCGTTGGTTGTGATGATCAGGGCAATGTTATCAAGATTGATCTTTTCGGATGGTCGCTATCAGGCCTATTTCCTGATGATGTGTGCTCTTTTTTCCCAGAGTTGCGAATTCTTCGTCTTGGTAATAACAACTTCCAAGGTGCCTTCCCTAGCAATATTACTAATTGCTCTCACCTGGAGGAGCTGAATATGGTTTCAACATCCTTTACAGGACCATTGCCAGACTTGTCTCCTTTGCTGTCTTTGAGGTTGCTTAACCTTTCATATAACCACTTCACGGGTGAATTTCCTTTGTCAATTATCAATCTCACCAGTCTAGAGCTCCTGGATTTCAATGAAAATCCCGATTTCGTTCCATGGAAACTGCCAGAGGATATTTCAAGGTTGACTAAATTGCGGTGGATGATCTTAACTGCTTGCAAGATACATGGAACAATCCCAGCATCGATAGGAAATATGACGTCTCTTGTAGATCTTGAATTGAGCGAGAATCGCTTAACTGGTCGGATTCCAAGAGAGCTGGGGCAGCTGAAGAAGTTGAAAATGCTTGAACTTTACTACAACCAACTTGAGGGTGAAATACCTGAGGAGCTCGGAAATCTGACTGAACTTGTGGATTTGGATATGTCAGTCAACAGACTGACAGGCAAAATTCCAGAATCTATATGCCGCCTACCAAAGCTGCAAGTGTTGCAGATATATAACAACACTATTTCAGGAGATTTTCCAGCCTCCCTTGCAAACTCGACCACCCTAACCATCCTATCACTTTATGATAATTTCCTGACAGGAGAAATCCCACATAATTTTGGTGTTTCATCAGCTTTGCTTGCATTGGACTTGTCAGAAAATGAATTATCTGGAGAATTACCAGCTCAGCTGTGTCACGGAGATAAGTTGATGTACATTCTTTTACTCCAAAACATGTTCTCAGGAGAAGTGCCTGAAAGCTATGCAAAATGTGAGACTCTCATCCGATTCCGAGTTAGTTACAATCTATTGCGGGGAAGACTACCAGAAATGCTTCTAGCTCTTCCACATGTTTCAATTATTGACGTGAGCTATAACAATTTAACTGGTTCAATCCCCACAACCATTGGAAAGGCGTTCAACTTGTCGGAGCTGTTCATGCAGAGTAACAGGCTTTCTGGAACACTTCCTCCAGAAATTTTAACAACTACCAATCTAGTGAAGATTGACCTCAGCAATAACCTCTTGTCTGGACCCATTCCTCCAGAAATTGGTAGCCTCAAAAGACTCAATTTGTTGATCTTACAAGGTAATAAGTTAACTTCCTCCATTCCTGAGACTCTTTCTTCACTTAACTCTCTCAATTATCTTGACCTGTCAAACAATTTTTTGACGGGTAAAATTCCTGAAAGCCTCGGTGCACTGCTACCAAATTCCATGAATTTCTCAAACAATTTGCTTTCTGGTCCTGTACCTCCCTTATTTATAACGGGAGGTGTACTGGAAAGTTTTTCTGGCAATCAAAGACTCTGTGTTCCCTCTTTTCTGAGTTCATCTGGCAAAGATTTTCCTCTATGCCCACAAAATTATGACCGGAAGAAAAGAAACCTTTTCTGGGTTATCGGGATATCCTTGGGAATTGTAATTCTTGGACTCGTGTTGTTTCTCAAGAGATGGCTTCGTAACAAAAGGAAGGCGATGGAACACGAGGATTCCTTGTCATCGTCATTTTTCACGTATGATGTTAAGAGTTTCCATCGCTTAAGTTTTGATGAACGTGAAATATTTGAAGCCATGATTGAGAAAAACATTGTTGGATATGGAGGGTCTGGAGCTGTGTATAAGATTGACTTAAGTAATGGAGGAGTTCTTGCTGTAAAGAAGCTCTGGAGTCATAAACACAAACAGTACTCTCTTTTAGAGAATAAACTATTTTTGGACAAGGAACTTAAAACAGAGGTTGAAACTCTTGGTAACATAAGGCACAACAACATTGTGAAGTTATACTGCTATTTCTCTAATTTGGACTGTAGTTTGTTGGTTTATGAGTACATGCCAAATGGGAACCTTGGGGATGCTCTTCATGGAGGAAAAGTCCTTTTGGATTGGCCGACTCGCCATCAGATTGCATTGGGGATAGCACAAGGTTTGGCCTATCTTCACCATGATATTTTACCACCAATCATTCACAGAGACATCAAATCCACCAACATCCTCCTCGACATTGATTACCAGCCAAAGGTCGCGGATTTTGGAATAGCAAAAGTCTTGCAAGCCAAAGGAGGGAAAGATTGTACTACCACAGTTATTGCAGGGACATATGGTTACTTGGCTCCAGGTAATTTCCTAAATTCAGAAATCTCAATTCAATTCCTACAATGTTACTTCAAGTGTCAATGCCTTTTAGGTAGATTATTTTGATTTCTATCAAATTGGAAACTTACAATTCAGACTTCACCAGTCATATTTATTTACTGGAAATGATTGTGAATTTGTATAAGTTTTCATATATATTAGGTTAATGCTTATCTTTTGTGTAAATGTGATTAACAGAATACGCATATTCTTCCAAGGCGACCACAAAATGTGATGTCTATAGTTTTGGAGTTGTTTTAATGGAACTGATCACAGGGAAGAAGCCAGTTGAGCCAGAATTTGGGGAGAATAAGAACATTGTTTGCTGGGTTTCAACTAAGGTGGACACCAAAGAAGGAGCATTTGAGGTCTTAGACAAAAAAATCTCAGGACCATTCAAGGAAGAGATGATTAAGGTGCTTCGGATTGCAATAGGTTGTACGTATACTTCACCAGCCTTTCGTCCTACCATGAATGAAGTTGTTCAAATGCTAACTGAGGCAGAACCTCGCAGATACGATTGTTGCAAGTTGCCAAATAAGAACAAACACACAGAGAATGTCACAAAGGACATACCCAATTTGTGATTTTAGGAATTATGATTGGTTTAAGCAAAAGCAGGAATATAGAACATAGCTAACTGTCCTGGTCTAAGAGAACCAGCCTCTTTGTTTTTCTAACAAAAAGTAGCAGTAACGTATAGGTTCTCTTTACACATATGTATATTGGCCTTTTCATTGTCTTTTGCTTTTTATTATTGGCCTGTTGTAAGCATTATAAtggatatatacatatatatatattaactgcTTTATGACAAGACATAGCATATATGTATTTTCCAATGACCCACATAAGGAAATAATTATCTTACCCTTTAAGAAATTTAATTTGCTTGCTTCTTCTTTCTTCATGAGGATGATGCAATAAAATAGGTTTTTCAATAAAAAAGGAAAGATGTAGCTGAGGAAGTAAGGTCTTATGTCCAAGGCCTCTTTAATGTTTGAAAGTGGGTTTCTGATTCCAAATTCTAGAATATGAGAATGATTTTCCATTAAGAAGAAAAAGGGTCTTGATTGAATTGATGACATCTATGGCTCCATTTTAGCAAGGGGAAATCATTCATCAAAGCATATAGATTCatccttttacccattctgccaCTCTTTCCTTAGTTGAGCTCTACTGTTTCTTGGAATATATATCAAGAATCAAACTTGTTTATACTTGCATGGTATTGCACCAATCTTTCCACTTGCAAattcttttattctttctccacCTAAAAGAATTCTCAATGTGACATAGCATTTTTCctcattttttttggtaattaaacttTTTTATACCAGGGAAAATATTTACAAGTAATTCAAAAAACCCTTACATATATGTTCCTATGCTTTCtatactcccccccccccccccaatt
The Nicotiana sylvestris chromosome 11, ASM39365v2, whole genome shotgun sequence DNA segment above includes these coding regions:
- the LOC104234423 gene encoding receptor protein-tyrosine kinase CEPR1-like → MAPQKVIILLVFFLAICSFCQGTINDQSQFFALLKKSVTGNSLSDWDGKPICNFSGVGCDDQGNVIKIDLFGWSLSGLFPDDVCSFFPELRILRLGNNNFQGAFPSNITNCSHLEELNMVSTSFTGPLPDLSPLLSLRLLNLSYNHFTGEFPLSIINLTSLELLDFNENPDFVPWKLPEDISRLTKLRWMILTACKIHGTIPASIGNMTSLVDLELSENRLTGRIPRELGQLKKLKMLELYYNQLEGEIPEELGNLTELVDLDMSVNRLTGKIPESICRLPKLQVLQIYNNTISGDFPASLANSTTLTILSLYDNFLTGEIPHNFGVSSALLALDLSENELSGELPAQLCHGDKLMYILLLQNMFSGEVPESYAKCETLIRFRVSYNLLRGRLPEMLLALPHVSIIDVSYNNLTGSIPTTIGKAFNLSELFMQSNRLSGTLPPEILTTTNLVKIDLSNNLLSGPIPPEIGSLKRLNLLILQGNKLTSSIPETLSSLNSLNYLDLSNNFLTGKIPESLGALLPNSMNFSNNLLSGPVPPLFITGGVLESFSGNQRLCVPSFLSSSGKDFPLCPQNYDRKKRNLFWVIGISLGIVILGLVLFLKRWLRNKRKAMEHEDSLSSSFFTYDVKSFHRLSFDEREIFEAMIEKNIVGYGGSGAVYKIDLSNGGVLAVKKLWSHKHKQYSLLENKLFLDKELKTEVETLGNIRHNNIVKLYCYFSNLDCSLLVYEYMPNGNLGDALHGGKVLLDWPTRHQIALGIAQGLAYLHHDILPPIIHRDIKSTNILLDIDYQPKVADFGIAKVLQAKGGKDCTTTVIAGTYGYLAPEYAYSSKATTKCDVYSFGVVLMELITGKKPVEPEFGENKNIVCWVSTKVDTKEGAFEVLDKKISGPFKEEMIKVLRIAIGCTYTSPAFRPTMNEVVQMLTEAEPRRYDCCKLPNKNKHTENVTKDIPNL